The Papaver somniferum cultivar HN1 chromosome 3, ASM357369v1, whole genome shotgun sequence genome includes a region encoding these proteins:
- the LOC113355741 gene encoding ammonium transporter 1 member 1-like, with the protein MELCSATDLAPLLVGLTNSTAAAEYLCGSFGTVTNKFTDVGFAIDTTYLLFSAYLVFAMQLGFAMLCAGSVRAKNTMNIMLTNVLDAAAGGLFYYLFGFAFAFGTPSNGFIGKHFFGLKEIPAAGGFDYGYFLYQWAFAIAAAGITSGSIAERTQFVAYLIYSAFLTGFVYPVVSHWFWSVDGWASPSRTDGNLLFGSGVIDFAGSGVVHMVGGIAGLWGALIEGPRIGRFDHTGRAVALKGHSASLVVLGTFLLWFGWYGFNPGSFATILKTYGESGSYYGQWSAIGRTAVTTTLAGCTAALTTLFGKRLLVGHWNVTDVCNGLLGGFAAITAGCSVVEPWAAIICGFVASGVLIGCNKLAEKFKYDDPLEAAQLHGGCGTWGIIFTALFAKNEYVAQIYNGGVVGRPYGLFMGGGGKLLAAHLVQILVIAGWVSATMGPLFLILNKLKLLRISSEDEMQGMDVTRHGGFAYVYHDDDDSLPKHGFQLRKVEPSGTPNSNSAAPVV; encoded by the coding sequence ATGGAGTTATGTTCAGCAACAGATTTAGCACCACTATTAGTTGGACTAACGaactcaacagcagcagcagaatatctCTGTGGTTCATTCGGTACAGTAACAAACAAATTCACAGACGTAGGATTCGCAATCGACACAACATATCTATTATTCTCAGCCTACTTAGTTTTCGCTATGCAATTAGGATTTGCTATGTTATGTGCAGGTTCAGTAAGAGCTAAAAACACCATGAACATAATGCTTACAAACGTCTTAGATGCAGCTGCCGGTGGTTTGTTTTATTATCTTTTCGGTTTTGCTTTTGCTTTCGGTACACCTTCTAACGGATTCATCGGGAAACATTTCTTTGGTCTTAAAGAGATTCCTGCTGCTGGTGGTTTCGATTACGGGTATTTCCTTTATCAATGGGCTTTTGCTATTGCTGCTGCTGGGATTACTAGCGGTTCGATTGCGGAACGAACTCAGTTCGTCGCCTATTTGATTTACTCAGCTTTCCTCACTGGTTTTGTCTACCCAGTTGTTTCTCATTGGTTTTGGTCTGTTGATGGCTGGGCTAGTCCGTCCAGAACTGATGGGAATTTGTTATTCGGTTCTGGAGTAATCGATTTCGCTGGTTCCGGTGTTGTTCATATGGTCGGAGGTATTGCTGGTTTATGGGGTGCGTTAATCGAAGGACCCAGAATCGGTCGATTCGATCATACCGGGAGGGCCGTTGCCCTTAAAGGTCATAGCGCTTCGTTAGTTGTTTTGGGTACGTTCTTGTTGTGGTTTGGATGGTATGGATTTAACCCTGGTTCTTTCGCTACCATTTTGAAGACGTACGGCGAAAGTGGAAGTTATTATGGGCAATGGAGTGCTATTGGCAGAACTGCTGTTACTACAACTTTAGCTGGCTGTACAGCCGCGCTGACGACTTTGTTTGGGAAAAGATTGTTAGTCGGGCATTGGAATGTTACTGATGTTTGTAATGGTTTGTTGGGTGGTTTCGCTGCGATTACCGCCGGTTGTTCTGTTGTCGAACCGTGGGCAGCTATTATTTGCGGATTTGTTGCGTCCGGGGTGTTGATTGGATGTAATAAACTCGCCGAGAAATTCAAGTACGATGATCCATTAGAAGCAGCCCAGTTGCACGGTGGTTGTGGTACTTGGGGTATAATTTTTACAGCTTTATTTGCCAAGAACGAGTATGTCGCTCAGATATATAACGGCGGCGTTGTTGGTAGACCTTATGGTTTGTTTATGGGTGGTGGCGGAAAATTGTTAGCGGCGCATCTTGTTCAGATTTTGGTTATTGCTGGTTGGGTTAGTGCAACAATGGGTCCATTGTTTTTGATACTAAACAAGTTGAAGCTATTGAGGATTTCATCCGAAGATGAAATGCAAGGAATGGATGTCACTAGGCATGGTGGTTTCGCATATGTTTATCATGATGACGATGATTCGTTGCCCAAACATGGGTTCCAGTTGAGGAAAGTTGAACCTAGCGGCACTCCAAATTCTAATTCCGCTGCACCCGtcgtctaa
- the LOC113361104 gene encoding uncharacterized protein LOC113361104: MGLKSLLDLDENDRVVVDGILDDAVLRLLQSSLKIIQDGSADLCCDCRHCKRYLHHNRMHGRNDGKMDSNSIFVKNRAITQLDRSFQKSLEDAEFCSRCRRHHRKDTTGHHHEKPVSSPKNNCTLLGMFGRLARSIGWALGRLCASK; this comes from the exons ATGGGTTTGAAATCATTA TTAGACTTAGATGAGAACGATAGAGTTGTGGTCGATGGGATTCTGGACGATGCTGTTTTACGACTGCTTCAATCTTCCCTAAAG ATAATCCAAGACGGCAGTGCTGACCTGTGTTGTGATTGTCGTCATTGTAAGCGATACCTCCACCACAACAGAATGCACGGACGAAACGATGGAAAGATGGATTCCAACTCAATATTCGTGAAGAATAGAGCCATTACACAACTTGATCGATCATTCCAAAAG TCACTGGAAGACGCCGAATTTTGCTCCCGTTGTCGTCGTCATCATCGTAAGGATACCACCGGCCACCACCACGAAAAGCCAGTATCGTCCCCCAAAAATAATTGTACCTTACTTGGCATGTTCGGCCGTCTGGCCAGGTCAATCGGATGGGCTTTGGGCAGACTTTGTGCCTCAAAATGA